One segment of Drosophila mauritiana strain mau12 chromosome 3R, ASM438214v1, whole genome shotgun sequence DNA contains the following:
- the LOC117143315 gene encoding hexokinase type 1 has translation MAKTFNPEEDFPEVYKVCKLFNPSIDDLEKIKQAMDREITMGLSRDHHDRSTVPCHLSYVQDLPTGRERGQFLALEMMPTNCRIMLVKFSSERDIYTSSKCVIMPHTVAAGRGTEVFTFLATSIANFVKEKKVDKDNLPLGIAFAFTLKKLALDVGILVSWTKEFGAQGAIGKDVVQLLRDALAKFPEISVDVMGIINVGAGSLLALCWAQPDTRIGLIMGSIANSCYVERVERCETYEGDEFRRLMIINSDWAHFGDTGQLDFIRNEFDRLLDTDSINPGTRIYEKFSGALCMGELVRIIVLRLMKAGAIFAEDRRDYIGIQWKLDMVSLIEIVSDPPGVYTKAQEVMDKFRIRHCKERDLAALKYICDTVTNRAAMLVASGVSCLIDRMRLPQISIAVDGGIYRLHPTFATVLNKYTRLLANPNYNFEFVITQDSCGVGAAIMAGMAHANKYKTDAKLFTMDY, from the coding sequence ATGGCAAAAACTTTTAATCCGGAGGAGGACTTTCCGGAAGTGTACAAAGTCTGCAAGTTGTTCAATCCGAGCATAGACGACCTTGAGAAGATTAAACAAGCAATGGATCGTGAGATTACGATGGGACTGAGTCGCGATCATCACGATCGTTCGACGGTTCCGTGCCACTTGAGCTATGTGCAGGATTTGCCAACGGGCAGGGAGCGTGGTCAGTTCCTGGCCCTGGAGATGATGCCCACAAACTGCAGGATTATGCTGGTGAAGTTCAGCAGCGAGAGAGATATCTACACCAGTTCGAAATGCGTGATAATGCCACATACTGTGGCGGCGGGTCGAGGAACCGAGGTCTTCACCTTTCTGGCCACCAGCATAGCCAATTTTGTGAAGGAGAAAAAGGTGGACAAGGACAATCTGCCGCTGGGCATAGCATTTGCCTTTACCCTGAAGAAGCTGGCTTTGGATGTGGGTATCCTTGTGTCGTGGACCAAGGAGTTTGGAGCACAGGGCGCCATCGGCAAGGATGTGGTCCAACTGCTGCGTGATGCTCTGGCCAAGTTTCCCGAAATCTCCGTCGATGTCATGGGTATCATCAATGTGGGTGCCGGTTCGCTGCTGGCTCTGTGCTGGGCCCAGCCGGATACCCGAATCGGCTTGATCATGGGCAGTATTGCCAATAGCTGCTATGTGGAAAGGGTCGAAAGGTGCGAAACGTACGAGGGTGATGAGTTTAGAAGGCTGATGATCATTAATTCGGATTGGGCCCATTTCGGGGATACTGGGCAGTTGGATTTCATACGTAACGAATTCGATCGCCTGCTGGACACCGACTCCATAAATCCGGGCACTCGGATCTATGAGAAGTTTAGTGGAGCTCTCTGCATGGGGGAATTGGTTCGCATTATAGTGCTTCGCCTGATGAAAGCGGGCGCCATCTTCGCCGAGGACAGGCGTGATTACATAGGGATCCAGTGGAAGTTGGACATGGTGTCGCTGATCGAAATCGTCTCGGATCCCCCGGGTGTCTATACGAAGGCCCAGGAGGTGATGGACAAGTTTCGCATACGTCACTGCAAGGAGCGGGATCTGGCTGCCTTGAAATACATCTGCGATACGGTCACCAATCGAGCTGCCATGCTAGTGGCCAGTGGAGTGTCCTGCCTCATTGACCGCATGCGCTTGCCACAGATCTCGATCGCCGTGGATGGCGGCATCTACCGCCTACATCCGACCTTTGCCACCGTTCTCAACAAGTACACCCGTTTGCTGGCCAATCCCAATTACAACTTTGAGTTTGTCATCACCCAGGACAGCTGCGGAGTGGGAGCGGCCATAATGGCGGGAATGGCACATGCCAACAAGTACAAAACGGACGCGAAATTGTTTACTATGGACTACTAg
- the LOC117143318 gene encoding uncharacterized protein LOC117143318, whose product MKLTTYLLALVLFAGFCLLQPSSAQSNSTTSTNSTTTDATTTTTAAPTTVHRKHFTIRNLRYKTVRRIHVNKKSG is encoded by the coding sequence ATGAAGCTAACCACCTATCTACTGGCACTCGTCCTGTTCGCCGGATTCTGCCTGCTGCAGCCTTCCTCAGCCCAGTCGAACTCCACCACATCCACCAACAGCACAACCACGGATGCAACCACTACCACCACAGCCGCGCCCACAACCGTTCATAGGAAACATTTTACGATCCGTAATCTTCGCTATAAGACAGTGCGCAGGATCCATGTTAACAAGAAATCTGGTTAA
- the LOC117143314 gene encoding hexokinase type 2, whose product MRKSTRLFTHSLFGPVFKILVQNKPVCGGCNRKMPSLVHTEIETAVKGFLIDQEKMTEVVERMTKEIKMGLAKDTHARAVIKCFVSHVQDLPTGKERGKYLALDLGGSNFRVLLVNLISSSDVEIMSKGYNFPLTLMSGSGKALFDFLAESLSEFCHTHGLENESLPLGFTFSFPLQQQGLSKGILVAWTKGFSCEGVVGKNVVSLLQEAIDRRGDIKINTVAILNDTVGTLMSCAFYHPNCRIGLIVGTGSNACYVEKTVNAECFEGYQTSPKPSMIINCEWGAFGDNGVLEFVRTSYDKIVDKVTPNPGKQTFEKCISGMYMGELVRLVIIDMIAKGFMFHGIISEKIQERWSFKTAYISDVESDAPGEYRNCNKVLSELGILGCQEPDKEALRYICEAVSSRSAKLCACGLVTIINKMNINEVVIGIDGSVYRFHPKYHDMLQYHMKKLVKPGVKFELIVSEDGSGRGAALVAATAVQAKSKL is encoded by the exons ATGAGAAAGTCAACTAGACTTTTCACTCATTCTCTATTTGGCCCCGTATTTAAAATTTTGGTTCAAAACAAACCAGTTTGTGGAGGCTGCAATAGGAAAATGCCGAGCCTGGTGCACACGGAAATTGAGACCGCGGTCAAGGGCTTCCTGATCGACCAGGAGAAGATGACCGAGGTGGTGGAGCGCATGACCAAGGAGATAAAGATGGGTCTGGCCAAAGACACGCATGCGCGAGCCGTGATCAAGTGCTTCGTCAGCCATGTGCAGGATCTGCCCACTGGCAAAGAGCGGGGCAAGTATTTGGCCCTGGATCTGGGTGGCTCCAACTTCAGGGTGCTTCTGGTGAACCTGATAAGCAGCTCGGACGTGGAAATCATGTCGAAGGGCTACAATTTTCCCCTGACTCTGATGTCCGGATCGGGAAAGGCGCTTTTCGACTTCCTTGCCGAATCCCTGTCCGAGTTTTGCCACACCCATGGACTGGAGAACGAATCACTGCCTCTGGGCTTTACCTTCTCGTTTCCACTCCAGCAGCAGGGACTCTCCAAGGGTATCCTTGTGGCCTGGACCAAAGGATTCAGCTGCGAAGGCGTGGTGGGCAAGAATGTG GTGAGTCTCCTCCAGGAGGCCATCGATCGAAGGGGCGATATAAAGATCAACACCGTCGCCATTCTCAACGATACGGTGGGCACTCTGATGTCCTGCGCTTTCTATCATCCCAATTGCCGGATAGGATTGATCGTGGGAACCGGCTCCAATGCGTGCTATGTGGAGAAAACAGTAAATGCCGAATGCTTCGAAGGATACCAGACCAGTCCCAAGCCGTCAATGATCATCAACTGCGAATGGGGCGCCTTCGGAGACAATGGTGTCCTGGAGTTCGTGCGAACTTCCTACGACAAGATAGTCGACAAGGTGACACCCAATCCCGGCAAGCAGACGTTCGAAAAGTGCATATCGGGCATGTATATGGGTGAACTTGTGCGATTGGTCATCATCGATATGATAGCCAAGGGCTTTATGTTCCACGGCATAATTTCCGAGAAGATCCAGGAGCGGTGGAGCTTTAAAACCGCCTATATTTCCGATGTTGAAAGTGATGCACCTGGCGAGTATCGTAACTGCAATAAGGTACTTAGCGAACTGGGCATCTTGGGCTGCCAGGAACCCGACAAAGAGGCGCTGCGTTACATCTGCGAGGCGGTGTCCTCCAGGTCTGCCAAGCTATGTGCCTGCGGCCTGGTCACCATCATCAACAAGATGAACATCAACGAGGTGGTCATCGGCATCGACGGTAGCGTGTATCGCTTCCATCCCAAGTACCACGACATGCTCCAGTACCACATGAAGAAGCTCGTCAAGCCGGGCGTCAAGTTCGAGCTGATAGTTTCGGAGGACGGATCCGGAAGAGGAGCGGCTCTGGTGGCGGCCACGGCAGTCCAGGCTAAGAGCAAACTCTAA
- the LOC117143316 gene encoding helix-loop-helix protein delilah, protein MKSNTYELHNYADLNDMASATESKDSRKRKTASARGEKYSLRQKRQKRGSNEDGESASLPDFQLELDPIAEPASKSRKNAPTKSKTKAPPLSKYRRKTANARERTRMREINTAFETLRHCVPEAIKGEDAANTNEKLTKITTLRLAMKYITMLTDSIRDPSYESEFIGECLEESANREARVDLEANEEAEVEVELPVPVAKKPSKSKGSGKKSSAASKRQSQKQAKIVPQIPPTSSGESCYATSSIGSPASSAYASLSSSSNSHSSSSSPGLELDGLVGLNGISALDSLLLDASDGDSLSCLSPGYGSLLTGSGESLLPGCRGDLPMSGLEKSDVELSLRLLDQSSKDSFDFASDQQPSACISSFSALEGYPFDLLHSDFPDMFLT, encoded by the coding sequence ATGAAGTCCAATACGTACGAGCTGCACAACTACGCCGATCTGAATGACATGGCCAGCGCGACGGAGTCCAAGGATTCGCGGAAGAGGAAGACGGCCAGTGCTCGAGGCGAGAAGTATTCCCTGCGACAGAAGCGACAAAAGAGGGGCTCCAACGAGGATGGGGAGTCCGCCAGCCTGCCAGACTTTCAGCTAGAACTGGATCCCATAGCGGAGCCGGCTAGTAAATCGAGGAAAAATGCACCCACCAAGTCCAAGACGAAAGCACCGCCACTGAGCAAATACCGGCGGAAAACAGCGAATGCCAGGGAGCGAACTAGAATGCGTGAGATCAACACGGCCTTTGAGACACTGAGGCATTGTGTTCCCGAAGCGATCAAGGGCGAGGATGCGGCCAATACCAACGAGAAGCTGACCAAGATCACCACCCTGAGACTGGCCATGAAGTACATCACCATGCTGACCGACTCGATTCGGGATCCCAGCTACGAGAGCGAATTCATAGGGGAGTGTCTGGAGGAGAGTGCCAATCGGGAGGCGAGAGTGGACTTGGAGGCGAACGAGGAAGCCGAGGTGGAAGTGGAGCTACCCGTTCCAGTTGCCAAGAAGCCATCCAAGTCCAAGGGCAGTGGCAAGAAGAGCTCCGCCGCCAGCAAAAGACAGAGCCAAAAGCAGGCCAAGATAGTGCCCCAGATACCACCGACAAGTTCTGGGGAGTCGTGCTACGCCACCTCCTCGATTGGATCGCCTGCCTCCTCCGCCTACGCATCGCTCTCCTCGTCATCGAACAGCcacagcagcagtagcagtcCGGGATTGGAGCTGGACGGTCTGGTGGGATTGAACGGAATCAGCGCCCTAGACTCCCTGCTTCTGGATGCCTCCGATGGCGATTCCCTGTCCTGCCTGAGTCCCGGCTATGGAAGTCTGCTCACTGGCAGCGGGGAATCCCTGTTGCCCGGTTGCCGAGGCGATCTGCCCATGTCGGGTCTGGAGAAATCGGATGTGGAACTCAGTCTGCGATTACTGGACCAGAGTTCCAAGGATTCCTTCGACTTTGCCAGCGATCAGCAGCCATCGGCCTGTATTAGTTCGTTCTCCGCTCTGGAGGGCTATCCTTTTGACCTGCTGCACAGCGATTTTCCGGATATGTTTCTCACGTGA
- the LOC117143317 gene encoding golgin subfamily A member 7 produces MSQGGGATPAGGNPTALQATGGGVVFSKVFIQRDYSEGTSVKFHTRLPAELEGMIERHVFEATINRLNEFYAEAEEGSCGTYCEGCIGCITAYLIYMCSETHYEKTLRKISKFVASQNERIYNAKGLQLIDPTYRGLRVIEITIFDRPGRT; encoded by the exons ATGTCCCAAGGCGGTGGCGCTACTCCAGCGGGCGGTAATCCCACAGCGCTCCAGGCGACCGGAGGGGGCGTGGTCTTCAGCAAGGTCTTCATCCAGCGCGACTATAGCGAAGGAACCTCCGTCAAGTTCCACACACGGCTGCCCGCTGAGCTGGAGGGCATG ATTGAGAGACACGTCTTCGAGGCCACCATCAATAGGCTAAACGAGTTCTACGCCGAGGCGGAGGAGGGATCCTGCGGCACCTATTGCGAGGGCTGCATTGGCTGCATCACGGCCTACTTGATCTACATGTGCTCCGAAACGCACTACGAAAAG ACCCTTCGCAAGATATCCAAATTTGTGGCTTCCCAAAACGAACGCATTTACAACGCCAAGGGCCTGCAGCTGATCGATCCCACTTACCGGGGACTGCGCGTCATAGAGATTACAATCTTCGATCGTCCGGGGCGAACGTGA